The Akkermansia muciniphila genome includes the window CGCCCAGCACGCGCCCGTACTCGTTTTCCGTTCCGGCGGGAACTCCGTCATCAAAGAAGCCGATCAAATTCCAGGAGGGGGACTCCCCGTTGATTGCCCTGAGGCAGCAGGCCGTTTCCCTGCCGAAGCCCCCGGCGCCTATAATCGCTATATTTTTCTTCATTTTCCGGAACCTGTGAATTTTTCCATGGTGGCGCTGCCCTCAGCGCTGATTCCCTGGCGTTGAACAACCTTCACCAGCGTTAAAAAGATGATGCGGGCATCCAGCAGAAAGCCCAGGTGGTCCACATACCAGACATCCAGTTCAAACTTGCGTTCCCAACTGATGGAGTTGCGCCCGTTCACCTGGGCCCAGCCCGTGATGCCGGGCCTCACGTCATGGCGGCGCGCCTGTTCCGCCGTGTACAGGGGCAGATATTCCGGCAGCAGGGGCCGGGGGCCGATGAAGCTCATCTGCCCCGCCAGAACATTGAACAACTGGGGCAGTTCATCCAGGGACAGGGAGCGCACCAGCCGCCCTGCGCGCGTCAGGCGCCGTTCGTCCGGCAGCAGTTCCCCGCGGGCATCCCTTTCATCCGTCATCGTCTTGAATTTGACGATCCGGAACAGCTTGCCGTGGCGACCGGGCCGCGTTTGACGGAAAAACGGCGTGCCGCGGTTCGCCAGGGCCAGAAGCGCCATCAGCGCAAGAAAGGGAACCAGCAAAACCGCCAGAACGGCCAGGGCGATGAAAAAATCCACCACCCTCTTAATGCAATTTCCGTAAATCATGCCGATACCCTCCCGTAAAAATTGAGCAGCGCTTCCCACACGATCCGGCAGGTAAACCTGCCTTCCACCTGCCGGGCCGCTTCCGCGCCCATCTTCCTGCGCCGTTCCGGATCATCCCTGAGGGAGGCCATGGCGCAGCGCAGCGCCTCTTCATCCCGGGCCGGGACCAGCAGGCCGTTCACGCCGTCCTTCACAATCTCATTACACCCGCATATGTCCGTGGCGATGACGGGCAGCTCCATGGCTCCAGCCTGCAGCAGTGAATTGGGGAATCCCTCCCGGTAGCTGGGCAGCACAAACACGTCCGCGGCTTCCAGCCAGGGGCGGATGTCCTCCTGGAAACCGGGGCGGAACACTCCGGGCACCTCCAGTTCTTTTCCGGCGTAATCCTCCGTCCAGCCCACGAGCGCCAGAAAAACGGGCGCCCCCGTCCCCTCCGCGCGCAGG containing:
- a CDS encoding sugar transferase, producing the protein MIYGNCIKRVVDFFIALAVLAVLLVPFLALMALLALANRGTPFFRQTRPGRHGKLFRIVKFKTMTDERDARGELLPDERRLTRAGRLVRSLSLDELPQLFNVLAGQMSFIGPRPLLPEYLPLYTAEQARRHDVRPGITGWAQVNGRNSISWERKFELDVWYVDHLGFLLDARIIFLTLVKVVQRQGISAEGSATMEKFTGSGK